The window TACTCTATACCATTGTGTACCATCTTGGCAAAGTGTCCAGCACCTGAGTCTCCCAGATATGCGTATCCTTCAGCATTGTATGAGAGATCCCTAAAAAGATCCTCCAACAGCTCGTAAGTCTTGCGTTCACCACCTATCATCAAACAGTAACCAAACTCTTCACCATATATACCACCGCTTACACCTACGTCAAGAAAGCTAACCCCTATTTCCTTAAGTTTTGTGTATCTCCTTTGAGAGTCTCTGTAGTAAGAGTTTCCTCCATCAACAACTATATCTCCTTCAGACAAAAGGGGAATTAGATCTTCAAGTACTTTGTCCACCACCTGATGAGGGACCATAAGCCATATTATTTTTCTCTGGCTTCCAAAAAAATTTTCCAGCGATGATAGATCTTCAAAAAGAAAGACTTTATCTTTAAAAACTTCCCTGGCTCTTGGATCTGAGTCGTAACCTGCAAGCTCGTAACCTTTTGACTTTAATCTTCTTAGTATACCTCCCCCCATCCTTCCAAGTCCCACAACGAGGAGTTTCATTCTATTAATTATAGCATTCTGTCAGGATACATACCGCTCAAGAGTTATCATATTTATAAGATGGGGGAAGAGCTTTCCATAATACTTGGCTTCGTCTTTGAGGGGACTTTTAAGCTGGGATTTTTGAAAGATAAGCTCAAAGATTATGAAGCCTA of the Hydrogenobacter sp. genome contains:
- the gnd gene encoding phosphogluconate dehydrogenase (NAD(+)-dependent, decarboxylating), encoding MKLLVVGLGRMGGGILRRLKSKGYELAGYDSDPRAREVFKDKVFLFEDLSSLENFFGSQRKIIWLMVPHQVVDKVLEDLIPLLSEGDIVVDGGNSYYRDSQRRYTKLKEIGVSFLDVGVSGGIYGEEFGYCLMIGGERKTYELLEDLFRDLSYNAEGYAYLGDSGAGHFAKMVHNGIEYAFMQAIGEGFELLKESEFGYDLKEVARVYNTGSVIRSWLMELTKKVFEEFGDLEQLEAYVEDTGEGRWTLLEALQRAVPMPALASALFMRFRSRQENPFRDRLLAGLRYQFGRHRLKRKNE